From the Notolabrus celidotus isolate fNotCel1 chromosome 12, fNotCel1.pri, whole genome shotgun sequence genome, one window contains:
- the LOC117822347 gene encoding probable serine/threonine-protein kinase kinX, which produces MDSCRRQRFMKKPSLEEEEKSLEVAPPDAWKGGKEEKVEEGPQESQIHIEDYWDDWDSDDDAADGDANEDDAADGNKEYLKDYEQDACDDDDSDDDDSDDDDSDGDDSDDDAADGDDNENDAADVNEDDKDASNDNEDHNSSNEYDDEDKELMRAIEQMNMSHPLRGNTEETDSLQQKQAEDLKEFEGEKSLEVAPPDAWKGGKEEKVEGGHQESQIHNEDYWDNWDSDDDAADGDANEDDAADGNAEYLEDYEQDACDDDDSDDDDSDDDDSDDDDSDGDDSDDDAADGDDNEDDAADGNEDDKDASNDNEDHNSGNEETDSLQQKQAEDLKEFEQDDYDDIDSDDDENNANADMCNEETAGADDAYNSAADGDDNEDDAADGNEDDKDASDDDEDHDACNEDDDEDHDAGNEDDDEDADAVGAAGAAAGAGADDDGDEYDDNLNMAIEQLMGTQNMFLPPSKNPVQGNHEETDSLQQKQAEDLEEEQAKTSSLRREHKVSVSQQLKQDEELERLTQKNQKLSSENRRLQSVQEEQQMQSVLRAQEIQFLKGLVENLQSEIEHKEKEASSAKDKVQQLSSDLEEEQGKTSSLQRDRKVSVSQQLKQDEELERLTRVSEDLALENKRLHGELNAAHRAIKPTPKKAQEQERCRRSEEEVLKERVADLLKSEKELQLCREQQSHQICELTAELQSNKTTIETLRGDLETSLIQQKQMQSLLKREEAECKEGIRRLQEERAHVTKECNEIDSLQKDLSEQKLALEESLTAERSLKREKKHLEELLSHRRRRDSASSEHLKREVKTLMMEKDKIKSKYQDLSERHEEMLSTSTQHKVANTLLQLTINQLKTNETESDRRLAELKDVLRDERRKKSELRLRLDKTTYDLERESSNSRREYHNELQKALRENKEIQREKQRLADALHKAELTYASSTRSQEELYNMQLRQVRNMELRLSEQDTDLNQSMRKLRQERNENFELVDKNNKLMSDNRKLQNEISELHIRYNRLSITREQRPWSSSLT; this is translated from the coding sequence ATGGACAGCTGTAGAAGACAGAGATTTATGAAGAAGCCCTctttggaggaagaggaaaaaagcCTTGAGGTGGCTCCTCCAGATGCCTGGAAAGGAGGCAAGGAAGAGAAAGTGGAAGAGGGGCCTCAGGAGTCTCAAATCCATATTGAGGACTATTGGGACGATTGGGATAGTGATGACGATGCCGCTGATGGCGATGCAAATGAAGATGACGCCGCCGATGGCAATAAAGAGTACCTGAAGGACTATGAACAAGATGCATGTGATGACGATGATAGTGATGACGATGATAGTGATGACGATGATAGTGAtggcgatgatagtgatgacgATGCCGCCGATGGCGATGACAATGAAAATGACGCCGCCGATGTCAATGAAGATGATAAAGACGCCAGCAATGACAATGAAGACCACAACTCCAGCAATGAATATGACGATGAAGACAAGGAATTGATGAGGGCTATTGAACAGATGAATATGTCTCACCCTCTGCGGGGGAACACCGAGGAGACTGACTCCCTTCAGCAGAAGCAGGCTGAAGACCTGAAGGAGTTTGAAGGAGAAAAAAGCCTTGAGGTGGCTCCTCCAGATGCCTGGAAAGGAGGCAAGGAAGAGAAAGTCGAAGGGGGGCATCAGGAGTCTCAAATCCATAATGAGGACTATTGGGACAATTGGGATAGTGATGACGATGCCGCTGATGGTGATGCAAATGAAGATGACGCCGCCGATGGCAATGCAGAGTACCTGGAGGACTATGAACAAGATGCATGTGATGACGATGATAGTGATGACGATGATAGTGATGACGATGATAGTGATGACGATGATAGTGAtggcgatgatagtgatgacgATGCCGCCGATGGCGATGACAATGAAGATGACGCCGCCGATGGCAATGAAGATGATAAAGACGCCAGCAATGACAATGAAGACCACAACTCCGGCAATGAAGAGACTGACTCCCTTCAGCAGAAGCAGGCTGAAGACCTGAAGGAGTTTGAACAAGATgattatgatgacattgatagCGATGACGATGAAAACAATGCCAATGCCGACATGTGCAATGAAGAAACTGCTGGCGCAGACGACGCCTACAACTCTGCTGCAGATGGCGATGACAATGAAGATGATGCCGCCGATGGCAATGAAGATGATAAAGACGCCAGCGATGACGATGAAGACCACGACGCCTGCAATGAAGATGACGATGAAGACCACGACGCCGGCAATGAAGATGACGATGAAGATGCCGACGCCGTTGGTGCAGCCGGCGCTGCAGCCGGCGCTGGCGCTGATGACGATGGCGATGAATACGATGACAATTTGAATATGGCTATTGAACAGCTGATGGGCACACAGAATATGTTTCTCCCTCCCAGTAAGAACCCTGTGCAGGGGAACCACGAGGAGACTGACTCCCTCCAGCAGAAGCAGGCTGAAGACCTGGAGGAGGAACAAGCTAAAACCAGCTCTCTCCGGAGGGAGCATAAGGTTTCTGTCTCCCAGCAGCTGAAGCAAGATGAAGAACTGGAGCGTCTGACTCAGAAGAACCAAAAACTGTCCTCTGAGAACAGACGGCTGCAGTCTGTACAAGAAGAGCAGCAGATGCAAAGTGTGCTGAGAGCCCAGGAGATTCAATTCCTGAAAGGCCTTGTTGAAAATCTTCAAAGTGAAattgaacacaaagaaaaagaggCTTCCTCTGCAAAGGACAAAGTCCAGCAGCTGTCCTCAGACTTGGAGGAGGAACAAGGTAAAACCAGCTCTCTCCAGAGGGACCGTAAGGTTTCTGTCTCCCAGCAGCTGAAGCAAGATGAAGAACTGGAGCGTCTGACCCGAGTAAGTGAAGACCTGGCCCTTGAGAACAAACGGCTGCACGGTGAACTCAATGCTGCCCACAGAGCGATCAAGCCCACTCCAAAAAAGGCCCAGGAACAAGAACGCTGCAGAAGGAGCGAGGAGGAAGTACTCAAAGAGAGAGTGGCTGATCTGCTGAAGTCAGAGAAAGAGCTTCAGCTGTGCAGAGAACAGCAGAGTCATCAAATCTGTGAACTGACAGCTGAGCTCCAGAGCAACAAGACGACAATCGAGACACTCAGGGGGGATCTGGAGACGAGCCTCATTCAGCAGAAACAGATGCAAAGTctgctgaagagagaggaagctgAATGCAAAGAAGGGATCAGgagactgcaggaggagagggctCACGTCACGAAAGAGTGCAACGAGATTGACAGTCTACAGAAGGATCTCTCTGAGCAGAAGCTGGCTTTAGAGGAGAGCCTGACAGCAGAACGATCCctcaaaagagagaagaagcacCTTGAGGAGCTGCTTTCACACCGGCGGAGAAGAGACTCTGCATCCTCTGAGCATctgaagagagaagtgaagacaTTAATGATGGAGAAGGACAAAATTAAGTCTAAATATCAAGATCTCTCTGAGCGCCATGAAGAGATGCTTTCTACCAGCACTCAGCACAAGGTCGCCAACACTCTGCTCCAGCTCACCATCAACCAGCTCAAGACCAACGAGACGGAGAGCGACAGAAGACTGGCAGAACTCAAAGACGTTCTCAGAGACGAGAGGAGAAAGAAGTCTGAGCTGCGGCTCAGACTCGATAAAACGACCTATGACCTGGAGAGGGAAAGCTCCAACAGTAGGAGAGAGTACCACAATGAGCTGCAGAAAGCTTTGAGGGAGAACAAGGAGAtccagagagagaagcagagattGGCCGACGCTCTTCATAAAGCTGAGCTGACTTACGCCTCCAGCACCAGATCACAGGAGGAGTTATACAACATGCAGCTAAGACAAGTCCGAAACATGGAGCTCAGGCTCAGTGAGCAGGACACCGACCTGAACCAGAGCATGAGGAAGCTACGACAAGAGCGAAATGAGAACTTCGAGCTTGTGGACAAGAACAACAAACTTATGAGCGACAATCGCAAGCTGCAGAACGAAATCAGCGAGCTGCACATCAGATACAACAGGCTCAGCATCACCAGAGAACAAAGACCATGGTCCAGCTCACTTACATAA